The Trichocoleus sp. FACHB-46 genome contains a region encoding:
- a CDS encoding FG-GAP-like repeat-containing protein yields MTKTFNFCSVAVLKYVALATVGVFSSVGLVLALSIPSLATTASDLDGDGKSDILWRHAVSGSVGAWLMNGLSRREAREIAVEPDQNWKVVGVGDLDGDGKSDVLWRHAVSGSVDGWLMNGFSRKSAGTILVEQDQNWKVVGVGDLDGDGKSDVLWRHAVSGSVGAWLMNGLSRREAREIAVEPDQNWKVVGVGDLDGDGKSDVLWRHAVSGSVDGWLMNGFSRKSAGTILVEQDQNWKVLPSRSDTGQIGLPFANNQTWYVCQGYQGYISHQSTFGLDLSVAKDFGTNSCYAADGNVNKSAGQPILAPAAGTISYINSDLVCLQIAPDRSLLIGHMDRRVSNGAVVTQNSLLGTVSQAADANGGFAHIHVEARKHPTCAPGTSVPLTSVNGFQFDGVENLPDLTERNDYFKKSLTKPY; encoded by the coding sequence ATGACTAAGACCTTCAATTTTTGTTCAGTTGCAGTACTAAAATATGTTGCCTTAGCTACCGTTGGCGTCTTTAGTAGCGTGGGGTTAGTTTTAGCCCTATCAATTCCTTCGCTAGCCACCACTGCAAGCGACTTAGATGGTGACGGCAAATCGGATATTCTATGGCGTCATGCTGTAAGTGGTTCTGTCGGTGCTTGGCTGATGAACGGCCTCAGTCGCAGAGAGGCGCGTGAAATTGCTGTTGAGCCAGACCAGAACTGGAAAGTTGTTGGAGTTGGTGACTTAGATGGTGACGGCAAATCAGATGTTCTATGGCGTCATGCTGTAAGTGGTTCTGTTGATGGTTGGTTGATGAATGGTTTCAGCCGCAAAAGCGCAGGTACGATTCTTGTTGAGCAGGACCAGAACTGGAAAGTTGTTGGAGTTGGTGACTTAGATGGTGATGGTAAATCGGATGTTCTATGGCGTCATGCTGTAAGTGGTTCTGTCGGTGCTTGGCTGATGAACGGCCTCAGTCGCAGAGAGGCGCGTGAAATTGCTGTTGAGCCAGACCAGAACTGGAAAGTTGTTGGAGTTGGTGACTTAGATGGTGACGGCAAATCAGATGTTCTATGGCGTCATGCTGTAAGTGGTTCTGTTGATGGTTGGTTGATGAATGGTTTCAGCCGCAAAAGCGCAGGTACGATTCTTGTTGAGCAGGACCAGAACTGGAAGGTCTTACCCTCACGCAGCGATACTGGACAGATTGGTCTTCCTTTCGCCAATAACCAAACTTGGTATGTTTGTCAAGGTTATCAAGGATATATATCACATCAAAGCACGTTTGGATTAGACCTTTCAGTAGCTAAAGATTTCGGAACGAACTCTTGTTATGCTGCGGATGGAAATGTTAACAAGTCTGCTGGTCAACCGATTTTAGCACCTGCTGCTGGCACAATTTCTTACATCAATTCAGATTTAGTATGCTTACAAATTGCTCCAGATCGGAGTCTTTTAATTGGTCATATGGATCGTCGTGTTTCTAACGGAGCTGTAGTAACTCAAAACAGCTTGTTAGGAACTGTATCTCAGGCAGCAGATGCAAATGGAGGGTTTGCTCATATTCACGTTGAAGCTCGTAAACATCCCACTTGTGCTCCAGGCACTTCAGTTCCATTGACCTCTGTTAATGGATTCCAGTTTGATGGAGTTGAGAATTTACCAGATCTGACAGAGCGCAATGACTACTTTAAGAAGTCATTAACAAAACCTTACTAA
- a CDS encoding tyrosine-type recombinase/integrase produces the protein MAEQGLPTRDIQEYLGHKNIQHTVRYTAANPARFDRIVWT, from the coding sequence CTGGCAGAGCAGGGATTGCCAACCAGGGATATCCAAGAGTATTTAGGACATAAGAATATTCAGCATACGGTGCGGTATACGGCGGCCAATCCGGCTAGGTTTGATCGGATTGTTTGGACGTAG
- a CDS encoding P-loop NTPase fold protein yields the protein MRRFWPSFFRKAPQQQSNQKPAVENRGRSNDLYITDSPVSRPEQDRFNRWSFSERVAQTITSRSDPSSIVIGIYGPWGDGKTTVLNFIEQYLQGNSNIICVKFNPWRFTDETSLIKGFFQDLAKAIGKSISSDSEKIGEWLDKYSIALTSFNVTFAGAVQVNAGQGFQGLGKSLSSVDLQDLKQRVELHLKNERKRVVILMDDIDRLDKNEIQTVFKLVKLSADFDYTAYILAFDEAMVAAALSEKYGSGDIKAGRNFLEKIIQVPLNLPKADRVALLEYCIEGIQEVLSDLNIQISEEQFRYYFLKKFVDGLEIQLKTPRMVKRYINALAFSLPILKGEVNLLDLMLVEGMRIFYPALYEIVRNNSDIFAGSPFSYYNNQEFQQRTLNLIDVGTQGLNTDEAMSAKDLLKALFPHMNRSGVLGNVDYISSWKEEYDREQRVASIHYFSRFFSYSVSSNDVSDQEIAAFLSQIENNSIEEIVTNIRRIIGDRRANAFILKARDKSKQLSSLASQKLALAISMIGDVFSGDRDLIISSFSKVGMVVNELVKNIDVHEIRLDVAKKIISQASPIEFALECFYWLTPSKQSGEEDSAFSVEQRHVLAKFLIQEIIKLSCNAPIYIKFPEDARTIIYVWEHWVSIEEASQYLIKTLDQDPQNSVELLKCYVPTKWSSAFYGARKGDFERSQYDDLSKLVDPSFIYELIYSVYGAVLDNPKYDSNESQRSFDEKVVNQFAYIHQAVLKSKDR from the coding sequence ATGAGGCGTTTTTGGCCCTCCTTCTTTAGAAAGGCTCCTCAACAGCAAAGTAATCAAAAACCAGCTGTTGAAAATAGGGGACGATCAAATGATCTTTACATCACAGATTCTCCGGTTAGTCGGCCAGAACAAGACAGATTCAATCGTTGGTCATTCTCCGAAAGAGTTGCTCAAACTATTACCTCTCGCAGCGACCCGAGCAGCATTGTAATAGGAATTTACGGGCCTTGGGGCGATGGTAAGACAACAGTTCTTAATTTTATTGAGCAATATCTGCAAGGAAATTCAAATATTATTTGCGTCAAGTTTAATCCTTGGCGATTCACTGATGAAACCAGCTTGATTAAAGGATTTTTTCAAGACTTGGCAAAGGCTATTGGTAAATCTATAAGCTCTGATTCTGAAAAAATTGGTGAATGGCTTGATAAGTATTCTATAGCCCTAACATCATTTAATGTGACTTTCGCTGGTGCTGTTCAAGTTAATGCTGGTCAAGGTTTTCAAGGTCTCGGTAAAAGCCTCTCCTCTGTTGACTTACAGGATTTGAAGCAAAGAGTAGAATTGCATCTAAAAAATGAGAGAAAACGTGTCGTTATTCTCATGGATGATATCGATAGATTAGATAAAAATGAAATTCAGACTGTATTTAAATTAGTTAAGCTATCAGCAGATTTTGATTATACTGCTTATATTTTAGCTTTCGATGAAGCAATGGTTGCTGCTGCACTTAGCGAGAAGTATGGTTCTGGAGATATTAAGGCAGGAAGGAATTTTTTAGAAAAAATAATTCAAGTTCCATTGAATTTGCCAAAGGCTGATAGAGTAGCTCTGCTTGAATACTGCATTGAAGGTATTCAGGAGGTTTTAAGTGATCTAAATATTCAAATTTCTGAAGAGCAATTTCGCTACTACTTTTTGAAAAAGTTTGTTGATGGTTTAGAGATACAGCTTAAAACGCCAAGAATGGTCAAGCGTTATATAAATGCTCTTGCATTTTCATTACCTATTTTAAAGGGAGAAGTAAATTTATTGGATTTAATGCTGGTTGAAGGGATGAGGATCTTCTACCCAGCGCTATATGAGATTGTGAGAAATAATTCTGATATTTTTGCAGGATCACCATTTAGTTACTATAACAATCAAGAATTCCAACAACGTACTCTTAATCTTATTGATGTAGGAACTCAAGGGTTAAATACTGATGAAGCAATGTCTGCAAAGGACTTACTGAAGGCTTTGTTTCCTCACATGAATCGTTCTGGAGTACTTGGTAATGTGGATTATATTTCTAGCTGGAAAGAGGAATATGATAGGGAGCAACGCGTTGCCTCTATTCATTATTTCAGTAGGTTTTTTTCGTATTCAGTATCTAGCAATGACGTATCAGACCAAGAAATAGCTGCTTTTCTATCTCAAATTGAAAATAACTCTATTGAAGAAATTGTAACTAATATACGAAGAATTATTGGCGACCGTAGAGCGAATGCATTTATATTAAAAGCTCGTGATAAGTCTAAACAGCTATCTTCTCTAGCTTCTCAGAAACTTGCTTTGGCAATTTCTATGATTGGAGATGTTTTCTCGGGTGATAGAGATCTTATAATCAGTTCCTTCTCTAAAGTCGGGATGGTTGTTAATGAACTTGTTAAAAATATTGATGTGCATGAAATTCGTTTAGATGTCGCGAAGAAGATAATATCTCAAGCTAGTCCTATAGAATTTGCTTTAGAGTGTTTTTATTGGTTAACTCCTTCAAAGCAAAGTGGGGAAGAAGATAGCGCCTTTTCCGTCGAACAGCGTCACGTTTTAGCTAAATTTCTTATTCAAGAAATTATAAAGCTTTCATGTAACGCTCCTATCTATATTAAATTTCCTGAGGACGCTCGCACAATAATTTATGTTTGGGAGCACTGGGTTTCTATTGAAGAAGCTAGCCAGTATCTTATAAAGACTTTAGACCAAGACCCTCAAAATTCTGTTGAGCTTCTTAAGTGCTATGTGCCAACAAAATGGAGCTCGGCATTTTATGGGGCTCGCAAGGGTGATTTCGAACGAAGTCAATATGATGACTTGTCAAAGCTTGTAGACCCTAGCTTTATATATGAATTAATTTACAGCGTTTATGGCGCTGTTTTGGATAACCCTAAATATGATTCAAACGAATCCCAACGCTCGTTTGATGAAAAAGTTGTAAATCAATTTGCTTATATTCATCAAGCCGTCCTTAAAAGTAAGGATAGGTAG
- a CDS encoding tyrosine-type recombinase/integrase: MSPPTELSRQPNLTYRSREYLPPREVQRLLEAAGQRGRHPLRDRTLLLLMFRHGLRVGEACLLKWDAVMLEERCIAITRLKGSNSGVHRLQPDELEALVLLRELYSGSYALFVNERGAKLTTGAISKMMKRSGELADLPLPVHPHMLRHSCGYFMDSLPIKS; the protein is encoded by the coding sequence ATGTCCCCCCCCACAGAGCTTTCCAGACAACCCAATCTCACCTACCGCAGTCGTGAGTACCTGCCCCCAAGAGAAGTGCAGCGGCTACTTGAGGCGGCAGGCCAACGCGGTAGACATCCCTTGCGCGATCGCACGCTCCTTTTACTGATGTTTCGTCATGGGTTGCGAGTGGGAGAAGCTTGTTTGCTGAAGTGGGATGCGGTGATGCTTGAGGAGCGCTGTATTGCGATTACTCGCCTCAAAGGCAGCAATAGCGGGGTGCATCGCTTACAACCGGATGAGCTGGAAGCATTGGTGTTGCTGCGAGAACTTTACTCGGGTAGCTATGCTCTGTTTGTAAATGAACGAGGAGCCAAGCTGACGACGGGGGCGATCTCCAAGATGATGAAGCGCTCTGGAGAGTTGGCGGATCTCCCTTTGCCGGTGCATCCACATATGTTGCGTCATTCTTGTGGCTATTTTATGGACAGTTTACCGATAAAAAGCTGA